One Nocardioidaceae bacterium SCSIO 66511 genomic window carries:
- a CDS encoding histidine kinase, producing the protein MDGGILALIKGIPARIEAGGARRGLAYPWWIPIICAFGTTTLAILALVQREALFPPRAVTLSLVLVVGAFLLEFATQKFAPWWFIAVILLGSVAWLMGDPGGVSAPLDMAPPILAFLAAEVTATDGWRVGSFVTALSIALIGIAGFDGRIVHVLEILLGLMVGAMLRWQMRALVAERAARTGERERATLAERQRIAREIHDLVGHSLSVTLLHVTGARRALTEDEDVDEAVDALRDAERIGREAMADIRRTVGVLATESTGNRPLPTATDIRDLVEDVRAAGVRVSYEEHGAPSALTSVVGLGVYRVAQESLANVAKHAPTSQVRMLLDVDGDEVRMSVRNRLPASYKQPGDGSGLTGMASRAEQLGGHCRTGPDEGHWIVDLVVPASAPEGAAPTEDSADCVVRRMLP; encoded by the coding sequence ATGGACGGAGGCATCCTCGCGTTGATCAAGGGGATCCCCGCGCGCATCGAGGCGGGCGGTGCGCGACGCGGGCTCGCCTATCCGTGGTGGATCCCGATCATCTGCGCGTTCGGTACGACGACGCTCGCGATCCTCGCGCTGGTGCAACGCGAGGCGCTGTTCCCACCGCGTGCGGTCACGTTGTCACTGGTGCTCGTCGTCGGCGCGTTCCTCCTCGAGTTCGCGACCCAGAAGTTCGCGCCTTGGTGGTTCATCGCCGTCATCCTGCTCGGCTCGGTGGCGTGGCTGATGGGCGATCCGGGAGGCGTCTCTGCTCCGCTCGACATGGCGCCGCCGATCCTCGCCTTTCTCGCCGCAGAGGTCACCGCGACCGATGGATGGCGCGTCGGTTCGTTCGTGACCGCGCTGTCGATCGCGCTCATCGGGATCGCGGGCTTCGACGGCCGGATCGTGCATGTGCTGGAGATTCTCCTCGGTCTGATGGTCGGCGCGATGCTGCGCTGGCAGATGCGTGCTCTGGTCGCCGAACGCGCCGCGCGTACGGGAGAACGCGAACGCGCGACGCTAGCCGAACGGCAACGGATCGCAAGGGAGATTCACGATCTGGTCGGGCACTCCCTCAGCGTCACGCTCTTGCACGTCACCGGTGCGCGCCGGGCACTCACCGAGGATGAGGACGTCGACGAAGCGGTCGACGCGCTCCGGGACGCCGAACGCATCGGCCGGGAGGCCATGGCAGACATCAGGCGAACCGTGGGTGTGCTCGCGACGGAGTCGACGGGCAATCGTCCGCTGCCAACCGCGACCGATATCCGCGATCTGGTCGAGGACGTACGCGCGGCCGGCGTACGCGTGTCGTACGAGGAGCACGGAGCGCCTAGTGCATTGACGTCCGTCGTCGGGCTCGGTGTCTACCGAGTTGCTCAGGAGTCGCTCGCGAACGTCGCGAAGCATGCACCGACCTCGCAGGTACGAATGCTGCTGGATGTTGACGGCGACGAGGTACGGATGTCGGTGCGCAACCGGCTGCCGGCCTCGTACAAACAACCCGGCGATGGCTCGGGTCTGACCGGCATGGCGTCGCGTGCCGAACAGTTGGGCGGGCACTGTCGTACCGGCCCCGACGAGGGACACTGGATCGTGGACCTCGTCGTACCGGCCTCGGCGCCCGAGGGGGCCGCCCCGACCGAAGACAGCGCCGACTGCGTCGTACGGAGGATGCTGCCGTGA
- a CDS encoding PaaX domain-containing protein, C- domain protein, with the protein MAADQHRPTPLPARSVVLSLLLGAHPEPISPSAMTRAGNYFGISASTIRAALSRAVAAGEVERSHAEYVLGDPLVERQRYQTEAIDDAETEWDGDWELAVVSVTGRTGSQRAALRDTMRAHRLAELREGVWTRPANLRRPSEYAANRVLTTFRAVPDGDSVDLAASLWDLGAWSGGGRRLRARLEATTEPAARLAVAAQLVRHLATDPLLPAPLLPVDWPAAELRGAYAAYEAELRGLALG; encoded by the coding sequence GTGGCAGCCGACCAGCACCGACCCACCCCGCTCCCGGCACGCTCCGTCGTGCTCAGCCTGCTACTCGGCGCCCATCCCGAGCCGATCAGCCCGTCGGCGATGACCCGCGCCGGCAACTACTTCGGGATCTCCGCATCGACGATCCGCGCCGCACTCAGCCGCGCCGTCGCCGCGGGCGAGGTCGAGCGCAGTCACGCCGAGTACGTGCTCGGCGACCCACTTGTCGAGCGTCAGCGCTATCAGACGGAGGCGATCGACGACGCGGAGACCGAATGGGACGGCGACTGGGAGCTCGCCGTCGTCTCCGTCACCGGCCGCACTGGCTCGCAGCGCGCGGCACTGCGCGACACCATGCGCGCGCACCGGCTCGCGGAGCTCCGCGAAGGTGTCTGGACTCGGCCGGCCAACCTCCGCCGACCCTCGGAGTACGCGGCGAACCGGGTGCTCACGACGTTTCGTGCGGTGCCGGACGGCGACTCCGTCGATCTTGCGGCATCGCTGTGGGATCTGGGCGCCTGGAGCGGAGGCGGCCGGCGGCTACGCGCTCGGCTGGAGGCCACAACGGAGCCCGCGGCACGACTCGCGGTCGCGGCCCAGCTCGTTCGACACCTCGCGACCGACCCGTTGCTCCCGGCGCCGCTGCTGCCCGTCGATTGGCCGGCCGCGGAGCTCCGCGGTGCGTACGCCGCGTATGAAGCCGAACTACGCGGGCTCGCGCTCGGTTAG
- a CDS encoding DNA polymerase IV, giving the protein MARWVLHVDMDQFLAAVELLRRPELIGLPVVVGGRGDPSERAVVSTASYEAREFGIRSGMPLKTAVRKCPEAVLLPVDFPEYDAASATVMEALRTYPGTVVEVLGWDEAFVGIAADDPVDAARGLQAAVLEASKLHCSVGIGDTLVRAKIATEFGKPRGVFMLTKENWMEVMGKRPTQALWGVGKRIAQRLGGLEIHTVSDLAYAAEPELVAEFGPNTGPYLRNLGRGLSRATVDDTPWVARAHGHETTYQQNLTGVEEIAGAVRALAEQVVVDIRAEERPCMRVHLKVRFAPFFTFTRVRKLQEPTYDPEVIAQTALDLLAGLDDDRPIRLLGVRAEMVPPEGGYDR; this is encoded by the coding sequence ATGGCGCGTTGGGTGCTCCACGTCGACATGGACCAGTTCCTCGCGGCCGTCGAGCTCCTCCGTCGGCCCGAGCTCATCGGCCTGCCCGTTGTCGTCGGCGGTCGAGGCGACCCATCCGAACGAGCAGTCGTATCGACGGCGTCGTACGAGGCACGAGAGTTCGGCATCCGCTCGGGCATGCCCTTGAAGACCGCCGTTCGCAAATGCCCGGAGGCGGTCTTACTGCCGGTCGACTTTCCGGAGTACGACGCTGCGTCGGCGACGGTGATGGAGGCCCTTCGTACGTATCCGGGCACCGTCGTCGAGGTGCTCGGCTGGGATGAAGCGTTCGTCGGCATCGCGGCCGACGACCCCGTCGATGCCGCCCGAGGGCTGCAGGCGGCGGTGCTCGAAGCTTCCAAGCTGCATTGCTCCGTCGGCATCGGCGACACGCTCGTCCGAGCCAAGATCGCCACCGAGTTCGGGAAGCCGCGCGGGGTGTTCATGCTGACCAAGGAGAACTGGATGGAGGTCATGGGGAAGCGGCCGACGCAGGCGCTGTGGGGAGTCGGTAAGCGGATCGCGCAGCGTCTTGGCGGACTGGAGATCCACACCGTAAGCGACCTCGCGTACGCGGCCGAGCCGGAGCTGGTGGCCGAGTTCGGACCGAACACCGGGCCGTACCTGCGCAACTTGGGTCGCGGTCTGAGCCGGGCGACCGTCGATGACACCCCGTGGGTAGCCCGTGCACATGGGCACGAGACGACCTACCAGCAGAACCTCACGGGCGTCGAGGAGATCGCCGGCGCCGTACGGGCGCTGGCCGAGCAGGTCGTGGTCGACATCCGCGCCGAGGAGCGCCCTTGTATGCGCGTCCACCTGAAGGTGCGCTTCGCGCCGTTCTTCACCTTCACCCGCGTACGAAAACTGCAGGAGCCCACGTACGACCCGGAGGTGATCGCGCAGACTGCGCTCGACCTGCTTGCCGGGCTGGACGACGATCGGCCGATTCGGCTGCTCGGTGTACGCGCCGAGATGGTGCCGCCGGAGGGCGGTTACGACCGATGA
- a CDS encoding acyl-CoA dehydrogenase family protein yields MSATHDVLNQAPPLVGHDTSADAALREGVEREGAGWAMQELEELGRLAGSSEVQEWGRLAERYPPRLVTHDRYGHRIDEVEYVPAYHRLMETAVSHGLHGAAWADDRPGAHVARAAKLMAWSADAGHACPVSMTYSIVPALRAAPDLAAVYERLLTNRYYDYGLREPTTKRGLIAGMSMTEKQGGSDVRANTTRAEPQPDGSYRLTGHKWFTSAPMSDLFLTLAQAPEGLSCFLVPRVLPGGQRNAIALMRLKDKLGNRSNASAEIEYDGAYGWRVGDEGRGVRTIVEMVNMTRLDCVVATSTGMRTSLVMAAHHARHRAAFGKSLIDQPLMRNVLADLAIESEAATSAMLRLAGANDRAVRGDESEGALRRLALAATKYYVCKRGPIHAAEALECLGGNGYVEESDLPRIYRELPLLSIWEGSGNVAALDALRAMAREPQTLEAYFAEVEQAAGADARFDDALARLKKDLGSLDDIELRARRVVEQIALVFQGSLLVRHAPSAVADAFCASRLDRDWGGALGTLPAGLDLGPVLERTYVEVP; encoded by the coding sequence ATGTCCGCAACGCACGACGTGCTCAACCAGGCGCCGCCCCTCGTCGGGCATGACACGAGTGCGGACGCTGCCCTCCGTGAAGGCGTCGAGCGTGAGGGCGCCGGCTGGGCGATGCAGGAGCTCGAGGAGCTCGGCCGTCTCGCCGGCAGCTCGGAGGTACAGGAGTGGGGCCGCCTCGCTGAGCGCTATCCGCCGCGGCTTGTGACCCACGACCGTTACGGCCACCGCATCGACGAAGTGGAGTACGTTCCGGCGTACCACCGCCTGATGGAAACCGCAGTCTCCCACGGGCTGCATGGCGCGGCCTGGGCCGACGACCGACCAGGCGCACATGTCGCCCGGGCGGCGAAGCTGATGGCATGGTCGGCCGACGCCGGCCACGCGTGTCCGGTCTCGATGACGTACTCGATCGTTCCTGCGCTCCGAGCGGCGCCCGACCTCGCGGCCGTGTACGAACGCCTGTTGACGAATCGTTACTACGACTACGGCCTACGCGAGCCGACCACCAAGCGCGGACTCATCGCCGGCATGTCGATGACCGAGAAGCAGGGCGGATCAGACGTACGTGCCAACACCACGCGCGCGGAGCCGCAGCCCGACGGGTCGTACCGACTCACCGGGCACAAGTGGTTCACGTCGGCGCCGATGTCCGATCTGTTCCTGACGCTCGCGCAGGCTCCGGAGGGCCTGTCGTGTTTCCTGGTGCCGCGGGTGTTGCCTGGTGGACAACGCAACGCGATCGCTCTGATGCGTCTCAAGGACAAGCTCGGCAACCGCTCCAATGCGTCGGCCGAGATCGAGTACGACGGGGCGTACGGCTGGCGGGTCGGTGATGAAGGCCGAGGCGTACGCACCATCGTCGAGATGGTCAACATGACAAGACTCGACTGCGTCGTCGCGACGTCGACCGGGATGCGTACATCGCTGGTGATGGCGGCGCACCATGCGCGGCACCGCGCTGCGTTCGGCAAGTCACTCATCGACCAACCCCTGATGCGCAACGTACTCGCCGATCTGGCGATCGAGTCCGAGGCCGCGACGTCGGCGATGCTCCGCCTCGCCGGTGCCAACGACCGGGCGGTCCGCGGGGACGAGTCGGAGGGTGCGTTGCGCCGGCTCGCACTGGCGGCGACGAAGTACTACGTGTGCAAGCGCGGGCCGATCCATGCTGCCGAGGCACTGGAGTGCCTGGGCGGCAATGGCTACGTTGAGGAGTCGGATCTTCCGCGGATCTACCGGGAGCTGCCGTTGTTGTCGATCTGGGAGGGGTCGGGCAACGTCGCGGCGTTGGACGCTCTGCGGGCGATGGCGCGCGAACCCCAGACCCTCGAGGCGTACTTCGCCGAGGTGGAGCAGGCCGCAGGTGCCGATGCGCGATTCGACGACGCCCTTGCACGGTTGAAGAAGGACCTCGGCTCGCTCGACGACATCGAGCTGCGCGCGCGACGGGTCGTCGAGCAGATCGCGCTGGTGTTCCAGGGCTCGCTGCTCGTGCGGCACGCGCCGAGCGCGGTCGCCGACGCATTCTGCGCTAGTCGGCTCGACCGTGACTGGGGCGGCGCGCTCGGCACCCTGCCCGCCGGACTCGACCTCGGCCCGGTGCTGGAGCGTACGTACGTCGAGGTGCCGTGA
- a CDS encoding isocitrate lyase/phosphoenolpyruvate mutase family protein, giving the protein MTFADLHHGRGALLLPNAWDVASALAFVDAGHPAVGTTSLGVSASHGHPDGARGGRERTRDLVRALRTLPVHVSADIEDGFDGDPARVAAYVDELGVAGINIEDSTSETLIEPVAHASKIAEIKATCGDAVFVNARVDTFWLGQDATIEHTLERARHYVGAGADGVFVPGAFDPETIVALASGFDVPLNVLPQPGLSVAELSELGVRRVSSGSLPYRAALAAAVTAVDCVRAGTSPEAIAYAEVQRLTRSYAP; this is encoded by the coding sequence ATGACGTTCGCCGATCTGCATCACGGTCGCGGGGCGCTGCTGTTGCCGAATGCCTGGGACGTCGCCTCGGCGCTCGCGTTCGTCGATGCCGGTCACCCCGCCGTCGGTACGACCAGCCTCGGTGTCTCAGCGAGTCACGGCCACCCCGACGGAGCGCGCGGCGGCCGAGAGCGTACGCGCGACCTCGTACGCGCCCTTCGTACTCTGCCCGTGCACGTCTCAGCAGACATTGAAGACGGATTCGACGGCGATCCGGCCCGGGTCGCCGCGTATGTCGACGAGTTGGGCGTCGCAGGCATCAACATCGAGGACAGCACCTCGGAAACGCTGATCGAACCAGTGGCCCACGCATCGAAGATCGCCGAGATCAAAGCGACCTGCGGCGACGCCGTGTTCGTGAACGCGCGGGTCGACACGTTCTGGCTCGGTCAGGACGCGACCATCGAGCACACCCTCGAACGCGCGCGACACTATGTCGGGGCCGGTGCAGACGGAGTCTTCGTACCCGGCGCATTCGATCCAGAGACGATCGTCGCGCTCGCATCCGGGTTCGACGTACCCCTGAACGTCCTGCCCCAACCGGGCCTCAGCGTTGCCGAGCTCTCCGAGCTCGGCGTTCGTCGGGTCAGCTCGGGATCACTCCCGTACCGGGCTGCCCTCGCAGCCGCGGTTACCGCAGTCGACTGCGTACGCGCCGGAACGAGTCCGGAGGCGATTGCGTACGCGGAGGTCCAGCGACTCACTCGCTCGTATGCCCCGTAG
- a CDS encoding group 1 truncated hemoglobin: MSDDAVRPNSEPSDYERIGGGRAVSAVVDRFYDLILADPSLVDYFAETRMEHLKRHQVMLVSHLLGGPAEYDGRDLRTAHAGMDIGAADFDRVVTHLVTALTEAGVPSDVIDRLGGSLGAARADIVTAS; the protein is encoded by the coding sequence ATGTCTGATGATGCAGTGCGCCCAAATTCCGAGCCGAGCGACTACGAACGGATCGGCGGCGGACGCGCAGTGAGTGCGGTCGTGGACCGCTTCTACGACCTGATTCTCGCTGACCCGAGTTTGGTCGACTACTTCGCCGAAACCCGCATGGAGCATCTGAAGCGACACCAGGTGATGCTTGTCTCACACTTGCTGGGCGGTCCGGCCGAGTACGACGGCCGCGATCTGCGCACAGCCCACGCGGGCATGGACATCGGCGCTGCAGACTTCGATCGAGTCGTCACCCACCTGGTCACGGCGCTGACCGAGGCCGGTGTCCCGTCGGACGTGATCGACCGACTCGGCGGTTCACTCGGCGCAGCCCGGGCGGACATCGTCACTGCGTCCTGA
- a CDS encoding tetratricopeptide repeat protein has product MDTRTLRYNLAQSYYDSRDYRAAIHELSQIIADDSDNVGVRMLLARSYYHAALLAPAEAQLREVIERDPTESYAHHMLARTLERQSRPDEATKHRRIAAALTGDDDLLRAHGATAKTGA; this is encoded by the coding sequence ATGGACACCCGCACGTTGCGATACAACCTCGCACAGAGCTACTACGACTCCCGCGACTACCGGGCCGCGATCCACGAGCTCAGCCAGATCATCGCGGACGACTCCGACAACGTCGGCGTTCGGATGCTGCTCGCCCGCTCGTACTACCACGCGGCGCTGTTGGCCCCGGCCGAGGCGCAGCTGCGTGAGGTCATCGAGCGCGACCCGACGGAGTCGTACGCGCACCACATGTTGGCGCGTACGCTCGAGCGGCAGTCGCGTCCCGACGAGGCGACCAAGCACCGTAGGATCGCCGCCGCGCTGACCGGCGACGACGACCTGTTGCGCGCACATGGTGCGACCGCCAAGACGGGGGCATGA
- a CDS encoding LLM class flavin-dependent oxidoreductase yields the protein MTVTDYGLEVEFGVFVTPNSDRVDDILELASLAEVSGLDLLTMQDHPYQARFGDTWTLLSAIGARTNAIRISPNVASLPLRPPAVLAKSAATLDLLTGGRVELGLGAGAFWDAIEAAGGVRRTPREAVDALIEAIRIIRGFWQGGSLSVDGEHYRVHGMHAGPEPAHDIPIWLGAYKPRMLRVTGELADAWIPSMGYADPPALAEMNARIDDAAANAGRAPQSIRRMYNISGRFGTSSDFLKGSPADWAEQLAGLVLEQGMSTLILGSDDETDIRRFATQVAPAVRELVAAHRSAPATAASFDESFTGQAPSGFGLDASPLTVRPTTDDGRRLVEKQPWDESSRPTAAKPLEAKYTPAQQAVPQHLIEVHDGLRGELERVRSVLSQVREGSLQVGAARSIINTMAIRQNNWTLGAFCESYCRIVASHHTLEDTGIFPHLRRAQPDLVPVIDRLEREHEVIADVLDALDRALVGLVDDEGYGTTGQAALDELEHQLDLLTDTLLSHLAYEERELVHPLAAHGFG from the coding sequence ATGACAGTGACCGATTACGGTCTCGAGGTCGAGTTCGGCGTCTTCGTGACGCCGAACTCCGACCGCGTCGACGACATCTTGGAGTTGGCATCGCTCGCCGAGGTGTCGGGGCTCGACCTGCTGACGATGCAAGACCACCCGTACCAAGCACGTTTCGGCGACACGTGGACGTTGCTGTCGGCGATCGGCGCGCGTACGAACGCGATCCGGATCTCACCGAACGTCGCGAGCCTTCCATTGCGGCCCCCGGCCGTCCTGGCGAAGTCGGCGGCAACGCTCGACCTGCTGACCGGTGGGCGCGTCGAGCTCGGCCTCGGAGCGGGCGCATTCTGGGACGCGATCGAGGCGGCCGGCGGAGTCCGCCGTACGCCGCGGGAGGCGGTCGACGCGCTGATCGAGGCGATCCGGATCATCCGGGGCTTCTGGCAGGGCGGCTCGTTGAGCGTCGACGGTGAGCACTACCGCGTCCACGGAATGCATGCTGGACCCGAACCGGCCCACGACATCCCGATCTGGCTCGGCGCGTACAAGCCGCGGATGCTTCGCGTCACCGGTGAGCTGGCCGACGCCTGGATACCGAGTATGGGGTACGCCGACCCGCCGGCGCTGGCGGAGATGAACGCCCGTATCGATGACGCCGCTGCGAATGCCGGCCGCGCGCCGCAGTCGATCCGCCGCATGTACAACATCAGCGGACGGTTCGGCACGAGCTCCGACTTCCTCAAGGGGTCGCCCGCCGACTGGGCCGAGCAGTTGGCCGGCCTCGTACTCGAGCAGGGCATGAGCACCTTGATCCTCGGCAGCGACGACGAGACCGATATCCGGCGGTTCGCAACACAGGTCGCACCGGCCGTACGCGAGCTCGTAGCAGCGCACCGGTCCGCACCTGCCACTGCTGCATCCTTCGACGAGTCGTTCACCGGTCAGGCGCCTTCGGGTTTCGGGCTCGATGCCTCCCCGCTGACCGTGCGGCCGACCACCGACGACGGCCGACGGCTCGTCGAGAAGCAGCCGTGGGACGAGAGTTCGCGTCCGACGGCAGCCAAGCCGCTCGAAGCCAAGTACACGCCCGCCCAGCAAGCCGTTCCGCAACATCTGATCGAGGTGCACGACGGGCTGCGCGGAGAGCTCGAACGCGTCCGCTCGGTGCTCTCGCAGGTACGCGAGGGAAGCCTGCAAGTCGGTGCCGCTCGCTCGATCATCAACACGATGGCGATCCGCCAGAACAACTGGACCCTGGGGGCGTTCTGCGAGTCGTACTGCCGGATCGTCGCGAGCCATCACACGCTCGAGGACACCGGAATCTTCCCGCATCTGCGTCGCGCACAACCCGATCTCGTACCCGTGATCGACCGGCTCGAACGGGAACACGAGGTGATCGCCGACGTGCTCGACGCTCTCGACCGCGCGCTGGTCGGCCTGGTCGACGACGAGGGCTACGGCACGACGGGCCAGGCGGCGCTCGACGAGCTCGAACACCAACTGGACCTGTTGACCGACACATTGCTATCGCATCTCGCGTACGAAGAACGCGAACTCGTGCACCCGCTCGCGGCCCACGGCTTCGGCTGA
- a CDS encoding response regulator transcription factor — protein sequence MTEPARVRVLLVDDQELVRSGIRRILRRRDGFEIVGECADGDEVPAALTNAQVDVVVMDLRMKRVDGIEATQRLRDAEDAPAVLALTTFDDDEMLSGALRAGAAGFVLKDSPAEDLIRAVRTVAGGSSWLDPAVTARVLSTYRTAPASRPATSADALTVREREVLEAIGHGLSNGEIARKLHISELTVKSHIGRIFTKLGLRDRAAAVVYAFDHGLVIPNESRGPIVGR from the coding sequence GTGACCGAACCCGCCCGGGTACGAGTGTTGCTTGTCGACGATCAGGAGCTCGTACGCTCCGGCATCCGGCGGATCCTGCGGCGACGAGACGGGTTCGAGATCGTCGGCGAATGTGCCGACGGCGACGAGGTCCCGGCCGCGCTCACCAACGCGCAAGTCGATGTCGTCGTCATGGATCTGCGGATGAAGCGAGTCGACGGCATCGAGGCCACCCAACGGCTGCGCGACGCCGAGGATGCTCCCGCGGTGCTTGCGCTCACGACGTTCGACGACGACGAGATGCTGTCGGGTGCCTTGCGTGCCGGCGCGGCCGGTTTCGTACTCAAGGACTCGCCGGCCGAAGACCTCATCCGTGCTGTGCGCACCGTCGCCGGCGGCTCCTCCTGGCTCGATCCGGCGGTGACCGCTCGCGTACTCAGCACCTACCGGACCGCACCCGCATCGCGGCCTGCCACCTCGGCGGATGCGCTGACCGTACGCGAGCGCGAGGTGCTCGAGGCCATCGGACACGGGCTGTCGAACGGCGAGATCGCGCGTAAATTGCACATCTCCGAGCTCACTGTGAAGAGCCACATCGGCCGAATCTTCACCAAACTCGGGCTCCGCGACCGGGCCGCGGCAGTGGTGTACGCCTTCGACCACGGGCTCGTCATACCGAACGAGTCCCGCGGGCCGATCGTAGGTCGTTAG
- a CDS encoding FAD-binding oxidoreductase produces MDTAALKDSWAIVTKSGDDVPLFFYSHLFLSHPELRSMFPVSMSQQRDKLVGALANIVTHVDELDEVMPFINSLGSDHRRFAVEPEHYDAVGASLLATLGHFLGPRWTDELAADWTAAYGVIAKVMIDGAEKSAETTPSWWNAEVIATERRSVDVTAIHVRPDQPLPYRPGQSMAVEVPQRPRLWRYYSPANAPRDDGVIELHVQVVDGGQVSTAMVRTLRKGDTVKLGAPVGEALTLDKPPERVLMVAGGTGLAPLRAVVDQIDEHWQQNGDGPKVDLFHGARMPWNLYADEALTALNDRPWFDYHAAVSDDPSWQGLRGPVGAVAAGHGSWSGGTAYVCGSPAMVEHTVTQLTTVGGVPSADIRHEHFGDGGYQPVFAQHDAGGQS; encoded by the coding sequence ATGGATACCGCAGCACTCAAGGACTCGTGGGCCATCGTCACCAAGTCCGGAGACGACGTCCCCCTGTTCTTCTACTCGCATCTGTTCCTGTCCCACCCCGAGCTCCGCTCGATGTTCCCGGTCTCGATGTCGCAGCAGCGCGACAAGCTGGTCGGCGCACTCGCCAACATCGTGACCCACGTCGACGAGCTCGACGAGGTGATGCCGTTCATCAACTCGCTCGGCTCGGACCATCGACGCTTCGCCGTCGAACCGGAGCACTACGACGCTGTCGGCGCTTCGCTGCTCGCCACTCTCGGGCATTTCCTCGGACCGCGATGGACCGACGAACTGGCCGCCGACTGGACCGCCGCGTACGGCGTCATCGCCAAGGTGATGATCGACGGCGCGGAGAAGTCGGCCGAGACGACGCCGTCCTGGTGGAACGCCGAGGTGATCGCGACCGAGCGACGCAGCGTCGACGTCACTGCGATCCACGTACGCCCGGACCAGCCGCTGCCGTACCGCCCCGGCCAGTCCATGGCCGTCGAGGTACCGCAACGTCCGCGCTTGTGGCGCTACTACAGTCCGGCGAATGCGCCCCGCGACGACGGCGTCATCGAGTTGCACGTACAGGTCGTCGACGGAGGCCAGGTCAGCACCGCGATGGTGCGTACGTTGCGGAAGGGAGACACCGTCAAGCTCGGTGCTCCCGTCGGCGAGGCGCTGACCCTCGACAAACCGCCTGAACGAGTACTGATGGTGGCCGGCGGCACCGGCCTGGCGCCACTGCGCGCAGTCGTCGATCAAATCGACGAGCATTGGCAGCAGAACGGCGACGGGCCGAAGGTCGATCTGTTCCACGGCGCGCGAATGCCGTGGAACCTGTACGCCGACGAAGCCCTCACTGCCCTCAACGACCGTCCCTGGTTCGACTATCACGCCGCCGTCTCCGACGATCCCAGCTGGCAGGGTCTGCGCGGCCCCGTCGGCGCGGTCGCCGCCGGGCACGGCTCGTGGAGCGGCGGCACGGCTTACGTGTGTGGCTCACCGGCGATGGTCGAGCACACGGTTACCCAGCTCACCACGGTGGGTGGCGTCCCTTCGGCCGACATCCGCCACGAACACTTCGGCGATGGCGGCTACCAGCCCGTCTTCGCCCAGCATGACGCAGGAGGCCAGTCGTGA